AAACGCAAGCTCCGAGTGAAACGTGTGTATCTGCGTGCTGCGTCCATCCTGCACCAGCTCAAATCCAAGCTCCAGTTCCTTCTGTGGATCGAGGAGGCTGGTGAGAGTCGCGCCAAACACCATCACGGCTACGAGGTCGCTGCCGCCCAACGCGTGGGTCACCGAGTACACCATCAGCACGGCAGCAAACGTCAGCGCCTGCCAGAACTGCTTGTCTGAGATGTGCGGCAACAACCGTACCCAAAGAAATCCAGCAACGACAGCGATGATGACCGCTAATAAAAACCGGAAGAAGAACATCGCAAACATGCCGCGCACAATCGCGCCCGCGCTTTGCAGGTTCGTTCCTCCTGCCATGCCCAGCAACACACCCACCACCAGCGCGCCCAGGCCATCACCAAATGAAGCCTCGATCACGAGTGTCGTCTTCAAGTCGAAGCGCAGATCAAGCTGATCCAGTATCGGCAGCACAATCGATCCGCTCATGCAAGCCAGTGGCGCAGCGACCATCATCGCTGGCAGCCTGCCCATATGCAGCATCCTCAGACAGAAGTACGTGACGCCACCCATCGTCAGCACATAGCTGATGATGCCAAGCACCATTCCGGAGACGAACTGCCGCAACGACCGCCGCAGGTCCAGCTCAAGTCCAGCGGCGAAGAGAATCAGAATCAGCGCCAGTGTGCCGACGCCGCGGATGATTCCCGGAAAACTCGCCGCGTCGATCCAGTGCAGCACCGGCCCGAGCACGATTCCGCTGCCTAACAGAACGATCACGTCCGGGACACGCGTCCGGCGCGAGAAGCGGTTGGCCACGTATGCAAGCACAAGCAGCCCACCCAGCAGCCCGAAGAGGTTGGTTAGCGTCAGGGTCAAGATCTCGAACCATGCGCTCGTCGAACGGAGCGTAGACGTTGACTATATCTAAACCTGGTTACAAAAGCACCCCGTAGAACAGGCCGCGACCTCCCCGCGAGCCTTGCCGTTCCTTCCACGCTGCATTAACCTTGAAATAGCCATGTACGAAGACTTCAAAGCTACCGACCGCTGGACCGGCGACCAACTCCACTGTATGTGGAAGGGCACGATAGTTGCCATCGCCACCCGCCACGCCGATGCAACCGACATCCGTTTCTCCGTCAACGGCAAGCCAGTCTGGATTGCCATGCCCAACCAGGCTTGGGTCGAGCAGAAACGCCGCACCGGCTACGTCATCACCGACTATCTCGCCGCGCAAGCCGCCGGGCGTTACCTCAAGCACGCCATCGAGTCCGGCTACGACAACGGCCGCGAGATGTATACCATGACTGTCGACGAGGTGCTCGAGCACGCCAACGCCGTGGTCAAGGAGGCGGGCCGTACTGACAAGCTACCCAGCCTACCCGTCATCAACGAAAACATTCGTGCCGAAGACGAGATGGCCATTCACCTTCCTGGTGAACCGGCCTGAAGCCGCCGATGCTGACGCGACGCAGATTTCTTTTGCTCCTCCCGGCTGCGACGGCCTCTGCTTCAGCTTCAGCGCAGGACCTCGCCTCCCTCTTTCATCGCAAGAAGCCTGCGCCGCTCGTACCAACGCGCGTTTACTTTGGCACCGATACGACAAAAGGTGTCAGCAAGGGAATCTACCTCTCCCACTTCGATTCAGCCACCGGACAACTTTCTTCTCCGCTTCTTGCCGCCACTACAGCGAGACCGTCCTACATGGCCATCACACCCACGCGCAAGCACCTCTATGCGGTCAATGCCATCAATGACCCCTCTGCGACAATCTCGGGCTTCGCCATCGACCAGCGCACAGGCATGCTTCGCGAGATAGGCCAAGTTTCATCCGGCGGCGCCGGTCCAGCGTACATCTCCATCGACGCCACCGGCCACGCGGCCTTCGTCGCCAACTATTTCGGCTCCACCGTCGCATCGTTCCGCATGTTGCCCGACGCCATGCTCAGCCAGCCAGTCGAGCGCATCAACTTTAACGATCACAAAAGATTCGCCCCGCTCGGACCCAACACCGCGCGCCAGGACCGCTCCCACCCGCACTGCACCACCATCTCACCCGACAACCGCTTCCTGCTTGTCTGCGATCTCGGCACCGACCACATCTCCGTCTTTGCCATCGACCCGGAGACGGCGCAGCTCACCACCGGCACGCCGTACCTGTTCACCAACAGTCGTCCCGGCTCCGGAAACCGCCACGTCTTCTTCCATCCGAACGGTCGCTGGATTTACGGCATCAACGAGATCGACTCTACGATCGACCACTATCTCTGGACCGAGGCCAGTACACTCAACCCACCTCAGGCGCTGCTCGTCAATACTGGCCACTTTGTCAAAACGATTGCTGCCAGCTTCCCCGAAGAGAAAAACACAGCCGCTGAAGTCGCCGTCTCACCTGACGGTAACTTCCTCTACGCCAGCAATCGCGGTGAAGATACGCTGGTCGTCTACTCCATCGATCAAGACAATGGCCGCCTGAAGCTTGTGCAGCGTATCCCCAGCGGAGGCAAAACGCCGCGCCACTTCACCTTCGATCCAACAGGCGAGTGGATTCTCTGCGGCAATCAGGACTCGGCCACCGTAACGGTCTTCCACCGCAACGGTGCGACAGGGCGCCTCACTGGACCCGCACAAAGCATGGCGCTCGACGCAGTGATGTACACCCTTTTTGCATAGAGATGGTCGTCCCAGGTCCCTTTCTTTAGGGACCCAGGCAATTCGCGGCTACTTCCCGAGCGTCGCCATATCAATCACAAACCGATACTTCACATCGCCTTTAAGCACCCGCTCATATGCCTCAGCTAGCTTCGTAATCGGCGTCAGCTCAATGTCCGACACGATGCCGTGGTCAGCGCAGTAATCCAGCATCTCCTGCGTCTCTGTCATCCCGCCAATCATCGACCCCGCAAGCGACCGTCGATTCTTCAAAATTGCGAATGGAGCAACCGTTAGTGGCGTCTCTGGCAGCCCCACCGAGCAAAGCGTCCCATTCAACCGCAGCAGATCGAGATACGCATTCATGTCATGCGGAGCGGCCACACAGTCCAGCACAAAGTCGAACGTTCCCGTTTGCTTCGCCATCGCGTCCGGATCTTTGCTGACAACCACCTCATCGGCGCCTAGCCTCTTCGCATCTGCCGCCTTACTCTCCGATGTCGTGAACTGCACCACATGCGCGCCGAACGAGTGAGCAAATTTGAGCGCCATATGCCCTAGCCCGCCCAGTCCTACAATGCCAACCTTCTTGCCCGGCCCAGCTCCCCAATGCCGCAGCGGCGAGTAAGTCGTGATCCCCGCGCACAGCAGCGGAGCTACCGCCGCCAGGTCCAGCTTCGGCGAGATCGTATGCACATACCGCTCATCCACGACGATATTGTTCGAGTAGCCGCCATACATCAGCTCTCCGTCATAGCCGCGTGCGTTGTACGTCCCCACCATGCCTTTCGTGCAATAGGGTTCCAGCGAAGCCTTGCAAGCCTCGCACACGCGGCACGTATCCACCATCACGCCCACCCCTGCCAAGTCGCCTTCCTTGAACTTCTTCACCGCTGCCCCAGCTTTGGCGACGCGCCCCACGATCTCATGCCCGGGCACCATGGGAAAGATCTCGTTACCCCAATCGCCATTGACCTGATGAATATCTGAGTGACAGATGCCGGAGTACGCAATTTCTACAACAACATCGTTCGGGCCTGGATCGCGCCGTTCAAAGCTGTAGGGAACCAGTGAAGACTTCTTTGCAAGCGCAGCATAGCCGTGGGACTTAAGCATATTTCTCCGTAATCTGGCGTGAAATCAGGATCACGCCCTCGAGTTATTAACCGAACCTGAAATTAACTGTAATTGTTGTCTCGACCTCAGTCGGGGCGCCGTAGAGCAGATAGGGTTGGTATGTCCAGGTTTGTACTGCGTCCTGTGCAGCCTTTGAGAGAGCTTTATCCGGACTTGCGACCACCTCCAGCCTGTGAA
The Edaphobacter acidisoli genome window above contains:
- a CDS encoding cation:proton antiporter domain-containing protein — translated: MTLTLTNLFGLLGGLLVLAYVANRFSRRTRVPDVIVLLGSGIVLGPVLHWIDAASFPGIIRGVGTLALILILFAAGLELDLRRSLRQFVSGMVLGIISYVLTMGGVTYFCLRMLHMGRLPAMMVAAPLACMSGSIVLPILDQLDLRFDLKTTLVIEASFGDGLGALVVGVLLGMAGGTNLQSAGAIVRGMFAMFFFRFLLAVIIAVVAGFLWVRLLPHISDKQFWQALTFAAVLMVYSVTHALGGSDLVAVMVFGATLTSLLDPQKELELGFELVQDGRSTQIHTFHSELAFLVRSFFFVLLGTMIRLHGLREQLLSSVGILCVFMIARAVAVTASRVAWRGTSSRERELAMLLIPRGLITAVLALEVVQGMPNQLAFLPSLTFALILFTNVLVLVASIRAKPLAVPEGGQAAVGALPRT
- a CDS encoding NAD(P)-dependent alcohol dehydrogenase, which encodes MLKSHGYAALAKKSSLVPYSFERRDPGPNDVVVEIAYSGICHSDIHQVNGDWGNEIFPMVPGHEIVGRVAKAGAAVKKFKEGDLAGVGVMVDTCRVCEACKASLEPYCTKGMVGTYNARGYDGELMYGGYSNNIVVDERYVHTISPKLDLAAVAPLLCAGITTYSPLRHWGAGPGKKVGIVGLGGLGHMALKFAHSFGAHVVQFTTSESKAADAKRLGADEVVVSKDPDAMAKQTGTFDFVLDCVAAPHDMNAYLDLLRLNGTLCSVGLPETPLTVAPFAILKNRRSLAGSMIGGMTETQEMLDYCADHGIVSDIELTPITKLAEAYERVLKGDVKYRFVIDMATLGK
- a CDS encoding lactonase family protein, translated to MLTRRRFLLLLPAATASASASAQDLASLFHRKKPAPLVPTRVYFGTDTTKGVSKGIYLSHFDSATGQLSSPLLAATTARPSYMAITPTRKHLYAVNAINDPSATISGFAIDQRTGMLREIGQVSSGGAGPAYISIDATGHAAFVANYFGSTVASFRMLPDAMLSQPVERINFNDHKRFAPLGPNTARQDRSHPHCTTISPDNRFLLVCDLGTDHISVFAIDPETAQLTTGTPYLFTNSRPGSGNRHVFFHPNGRWIYGINEIDSTIDHYLWTEASTLNPPQALLVNTGHFVKTIAASFPEEKNTAAEVAVSPDGNFLYASNRGEDTLVVYSIDQDNGRLKLVQRIPSGGKTPRHFTFDPTGEWILCGNQDSATVTVFHRNGATGRLTGPAQSMALDAVMYTLFA